The Pirellulales bacterium genome includes a window with the following:
- a CDS encoding VanZ family protein: MMIAIGLLHQDDRLMTTARLLHLLRRATPLVLAIYWLGLFVGTHIPIPESVGIGNKDKWIHFFAYGGLGALAMIATAWRVSANVKAWHLLLIVVAFAAFGGFDELTQPLVGREADRFDWFADVAGVIIGAAAGAAVMRLLRRTGTIAEIDAECELHPQE; encoded by the coding sequence ATGATGATAGCGATTGGCCTGCTGCACCAGGACGACCGACTCATGACCACCGCCCGGCTCTTGCACCTACTTCGCCGAGCGACTCCGCTGGTACTGGCGATCTATTGGCTCGGTCTGTTCGTCGGCACCCATATTCCAATTCCGGAAAGCGTTGGCATTGGGAACAAAGACAAGTGGATCCATTTTTTCGCCTACGGCGGATTGGGGGCATTGGCGATGATCGCAACCGCTTGGCGGGTAAGCGCCAACGTGAAGGCGTGGCATCTCCTGCTGATCGTGGTTGCATTTGCCGCCTTCGGAGGCTTCGACGAACTGACGCAGCCACTGGTCGGTCGCGAAGCAGATAGGTTCGATTGGTTTGCCGATGTAGCCGGTGTGATCATCGGGGCGGCGGCGGGTGCGGCTGTGATGCGCCTGCTGCGTCGAACCGGAACGATTGCCGAAATAGATGCGGAATGTGAATTACATCCGCAGGAGTAG
- a CDS encoding SDR family oxidoreductase has product MATIKRILVTGGAGFLGSHLCDRLVEAGHDVICADNFFTSQKTNVAHLLDRPNFELIRHDIVHPLWLEVDEIFNLACPAAPGHYQYNPIKTIKTSVIGSINLLGMAKRCRAKILQASTSEVYGDPEVHPQPESYRGSVNPIGSRACYDEGKRAAETLFMDYHRSNHVNIRIVRIFNTYGPRMHPYDGRVVSNFIRQALVHEPITIYGDGRQTRSFCYRDDLVEGILKMMNSPDETIGPINLGNPDEFTVLELASLVIELTQSKSKLIYEPLPEDDPKQRRPDITLAREKLGWTPRVKLREGLTKTIEWFRSIEMADYRAPTPNY; this is encoded by the coding sequence GTGGCCACGATTAAACGCATTCTCGTCACCGGCGGCGCTGGGTTTCTTGGCTCCCATTTATGCGATCGCCTAGTGGAAGCTGGGCACGATGTCATCTGCGCCGACAACTTCTTCACCAGCCAGAAAACCAATGTCGCGCACCTGCTCGATCGCCCGAATTTCGAGCTAATCCGACACGACATTGTTCATCCGCTTTGGCTGGAAGTGGACGAAATCTTCAATCTGGCTTGTCCGGCGGCCCCCGGGCATTATCAATACAACCCCATTAAGACGATCAAGACATCGGTGATCGGCTCGATCAATCTCCTCGGGATGGCGAAGCGCTGCCGGGCGAAGATCTTGCAAGCCTCGACAAGCGAGGTTTACGGCGACCCCGAGGTGCATCCGCAGCCGGAATCCTATCGCGGCTCGGTGAATCCCATCGGCTCGCGGGCCTGCTACGATGAAGGCAAGCGGGCTGCTGAAACGCTGTTCATGGATTACCACCGGTCGAACCACGTTAACATTCGGATCGTGAGGATTTTCAACACCTACGGGCCGCGAATGCATCCCTACGACGGCCGCGTCGTGTCAAACTTTATTCGGCAAGCACTGGTCCATGAACCGATTACGATCTACGGGGACGGCCGCCAGACGCGTTCGTTCTGTTACCGCGACGACCTCGTTGAGGGCATCCTGAAGATGATGAACTCGCCGGACGAAACGATCGGCCCGATCAATCTGGGCAACCCAGACGAGTTTACCGTGCTCGAACTGGCCAGTTTGGTCATCGAGTTGACTCAGTCGAAGTCAAAACTGATCTACGAGCCATTGCCGGAGGACGATCCGAAACAACGCCGTCCCGACATTACCCTTGCCAGAGAGAAACTCGGCTGGACGCCGAGGGTCAAACTTCGAGAAGGATTGACGAAAACAATTGAATGGTTTCGCTCGATCGAGATGGCCGACTATCGAGCGCCGACACCAAATTATTGA
- a CDS encoding cytochrome P450 translates to MSAAPSPPGPKGHWVVGNLPEFRRDLLGFFTHCARTYGDLVALKLGPRLVHLASHPDFVEQVLVTENRRFGKSYVFELLRPVLGNGLLNSEGEFWLRQRRLMQPAFSKASVNGYADIISAQTSEVIARWHDGQQIDLHYEMNRLALGIVGKALMDIDLSDVSNEIFGPINSAMRDFSNRFEGWFNPPMWIPTPRNLRAKRNVRQLDRVVNRIIHQRRESGRDRGDLLSKLIAARDEVDQTGMTDRQLRDEVMTLFLAGHETSANALTWTWFLLSQNPQSEERLFEELRRILGSRPPQIDDVPKLMYTDAVVKESLRLYPPAFAFSRRVLADVKIGGYHIPADSAVIMSQWVIHRDSRWWAEPEQFRPERWLSGQTQPRPDYAYFPFGAGPRGCIGNLFAMLELVLVLAIIAPRFRFELLAPEKVKPWPSVTLRPASGIPGLVRRRDGERV, encoded by the coding sequence ATGAGCGCCGCACCAAGTCCGCCTGGGCCAAAAGGGCATTGGGTCGTCGGCAATCTCCCGGAATTCCGCCGCGACTTGCTCGGTTTCTTTACGCATTGCGCACGGACCTATGGCGACCTGGTGGCTTTGAAGCTCGGCCCCCGCTTGGTTCATTTGGCCAGTCACCCCGATTTTGTCGAGCAGGTGTTGGTCACGGAAAACCGCAGGTTCGGCAAGAGCTACGTCTTCGAGTTGCTTCGCCCGGTGCTAGGTAACGGCCTGCTCAACAGCGAAGGCGAATTCTGGCTGCGGCAGCGACGACTGATGCAACCTGCTTTCAGCAAGGCCAGCGTCAATGGATATGCCGACATCATATCGGCTCAAACTTCCGAAGTGATTGCACGCTGGCACGACGGTCAGCAGATCGATCTGCACTACGAAATGAATCGCTTAGCGCTAGGTATCGTCGGCAAGGCGCTGATGGACATCGACCTCAGTGACGTCTCCAACGAGATTTTTGGCCCGATCAACTCCGCGATGCGCGATTTTAGCAATCGTTTTGAAGGCTGGTTTAACCCGCCGATGTGGATCCCCACGCCGCGCAACCTGCGAGCCAAACGCAATGTGCGGCAGCTCGATCGCGTGGTCAACCGCATCATTCACCAACGACGGGAAAGCGGCCGCGATCGCGGCGATTTGCTCTCGAAGTTGATTGCCGCTCGGGACGAAGTCGATCAGACCGGAATGACGGATCGCCAGCTTCGCGACGAAGTGATGACGCTGTTTCTTGCCGGCCACGAAACCTCCGCCAATGCGCTTACCTGGACGTGGTTCCTGCTGTCACAAAACCCGCAATCCGAAGAGCGTTTGTTCGAAGAGTTGCGTCGCATTCTCGGCAGCCGACCGCCGCAGATCGACGATGTGCCCAAGCTGATGTATACCGACGCGGTGGTCAAAGAATCGCTGCGCCTATATCCGCCAGCATTCGCTTTCAGTCGGCGAGTTCTCGCCGATGTCAAAATTGGCGGCTACCACATTCCAGCCGATAGCGCGGTGATCATGAGCCAATGGGTTATCCATCGTGACTCGCGGTGGTGGGCAGAGCCGGAGCAGTTTCGCCCCGAGCGGTGGTTGAGCGGCCAAACCCAACCGCGACCCGATTACGCCTATTTCCCCTTTGGCGCTGGGCCGCGAGGTTGTATCGGCAATTTGTTCGCGATGCTCGAATTGGTTTTGGTGTTGGCTATCATCGCGCCGCGTTTTCGCTTTGAACTACTCGCCCCCGAAAAGGTCAAACCCTGGCCATCGGTCACCCTGCGCCCGGCAAGCGGCATTCCTGGATTGGTTCGCCGCCGCGACGGCGAGCGGGTGTGA
- a CDS encoding 1-acyl-sn-glycerol-3-phosphate acyltransferase → MPRSLAKRLWYDFLRISCRMLSVLMFRIRVRGRDRIPAAGSLVVLSNHQSHLDPVLVGLSFDRRLNYLARDTLFNFVPFRWLIHSLDAIPLDREGIGLGGLKESLKRLKAGEALLIFPEGTRTRDGEVGEIKPGFLALARRSRAALLPVGMDGAFDSWPRKNPLPQPAVIHIQIGQPLSPEQFTDWSDDELIAEIERRIRMCHAQAREDRRRVH, encoded by the coding sequence ATGCCCCGCTCCCTTGCTAAACGCCTGTGGTACGACTTCCTGCGAATCTCCTGCCGCATGCTGTCGGTCCTGATGTTTCGCATTCGCGTGCGGGGGCGAGACCGCATTCCGGCCGCCGGCAGCCTTGTCGTGCTGTCGAACCACCAAAGCCATCTCGATCCGGTACTCGTGGGTTTGAGCTTCGACCGGCGGTTGAACTATTTGGCGCGGGACACGCTCTTCAATTTCGTGCCGTTTCGCTGGCTCATCCATTCGCTCGACGCCATACCGCTCGACCGTGAAGGGATCGGCTTGGGTGGATTGAAGGAAAGCCTGAAGCGACTCAAAGCCGGCGAAGCGCTGTTGATTTTCCCCGAAGGAACTCGCACGCGCGACGGAGAAGTGGGGGAAATCAAGCCAGGGTTTCTCGCACTGGCGCGCCGATCGCGAGCGGCGTTATTGCCGGTTGGCATGGATGGCGCTTTCGATTCGTGGCCTCGAAAAAACCCGTTGCCACAACCTGCCGTGATCCACATTCAAATCGGCCAGCCGTTATCTCCAGAGCAATTCACCGACTGGTCCGATGACGAACTGATCGCCGAAATCGAACGCCGCATCCGAATGTGTCACGCTCAAGCGCGCGAAGATCGGCGGCGAGTCCACTGA
- a CDS encoding (d)CMP kinase, whose product MIVTLDGPAGAGKSTAARGLAKRLGFRFLDTGAMYRAVALAAANAGLDWNDSDALAALARRLKIELPGDKVLLDGHEVTAEIRRSHITAATHHAAGNPGVREHLVELQRQLAAGANVVTEGRDQGTVVFPHAECKFFITATPEERARRRQRDLQARGEFESLDEVLRQQNQRDQSDCSRSVGPLIPAVDAIHLSTDGLSEGDVIERLEELVRTRLKKLKSRRKTAE is encoded by the coding sequence ATGATCGTCACCCTCGATGGCCCCGCTGGCGCTGGAAAGAGCACTGCCGCTCGCGGCTTGGCGAAGCGGCTTGGTTTTCGCTTCCTCGACACTGGTGCGATGTATCGAGCCGTGGCACTTGCCGCCGCCAACGCGGGGCTTGACTGGAATGACTCCGACGCGCTCGCAGCGCTGGCTCGACGGTTGAAGATTGAATTGCCCGGCGACAAGGTGTTGCTCGATGGGCACGAGGTGACCGCGGAAATCCGGCGTTCGCACATCACTGCCGCGACGCACCATGCCGCCGGCAATCCCGGCGTGCGTGAGCATCTGGTGGAATTACAGCGCCAACTGGCCGCCGGCGCGAATGTTGTCACCGAAGGTCGCGATCAAGGCACGGTCGTATTTCCACACGCGGAATGCAAATTCTTCATCACCGCCACGCCCGAAGAGCGCGCCCGTCGCCGACAGCGCGATTTGCAAGCTCGCGGCGAATTTGAATCGCTCGACGAGGTTCTTCGCCAGCAAAACCAGCGCGATCAAAGCGACTGTAGCCGCAGCGTGGGGCCGCTAATTCCGGCCGTCGACGCGATCCATCTTTCGACCGATGGGCTGAGCGAGGGGGATGTGATCGAGCGGCTGGAAGAGTTGGTGCGAACACGTCTGAAGAAATTGAAATCGAGACGGAAAACGGCGGAATAA